CTGCTGAAATGGTAGCGAAAGCCATGGCTCACATGGACCGGGCAACGGTGGAACAGCGGGCTCTCATCAACAAATTGGCTGACGAATACGCCGACGAATTGAACAACCTCGGCGTCCGCGTATCGAACCTCGAAAACAAAGTCGGCAACATCAAATTTACTGGCGACGCTCGTCTCCGTTATCGCTATCAGGATGGCAATAAAGATAACGACAGTTCTTGGGATTATCGTATCCGCCTTCGCGGCAAAGCGCAGATCAATGACCGCATGACGGCTACATTGGGCATCAGCACTGATAACCAGAGCTTTGCTGACAATGGTAAAGCTAGCGAGGAAAGTGATATTTTTGCCGACGATATCAAAGTCGATTACAATACCAAGTCCTTTGGCCTCAGCCTCGGCCGTACGGATAAGTATAAAATCGGTGGCCCCCGCGGCTACGGTTATGCATACGGCGATGTATTTGACCGCGTAGAAGCGCAGTTCCGCGGCGATAAATTCGCTGTAACGGCTGGCTATGGTAAATTTAAAGAAGGCAATACGGCTGGCAAAGTAGACGGCGGATGGCGTAATGGCAAGGAGGTTGACATTAACGGCGTAAAAACTGGCTATGCGGAAATCGAAGGCTTCTTTGGCAATGGTTCGGCTGCCGGCGTATACTATAATGACTTCAATGCAACCGGCGACGGTGTAGTCGGCGACTTTAACGCCGATGACCTCTGGGGCGCTTATGCTAGCGTAAACTTCGGCTCCAAATGGAACCTCCTGGCTCAGTATGAAAACACCAGCCTCGAAACCGCTTCGAAGGTTACGAACGATGACAGTGCTAACATGTTTATCGGTCGCTTGATGTATGGCAAGACTAGCATGTCGACGCCGAAATCCTGGGACATCTGGGTTGAATACCTTGACGCCGAAGACGGCGCTGATATCGGCGGTTCGACGGACTCTTGGAGATTTGGACAGATGGATAACATCACCTCCTGGGGCGCCGGTATTGATTATGTCTTCGCTAAAAATGCGAAGTTCAGCGTTATGCAGTCCTTTGCTTCGGATATCAAAGACGGCAACGATTCCGATCCGGAAGAACAGACCCGCGCAGAATTTACCTTTGCATTCTAATTCCATTGCAGCTATATACACGGAGACCGCTCAACTACGGGCGGTCTTCTTTTGCATGAAAACTCAGTTAAATAGCTCGAAAATATCTATATTTAGCCTTGCCTTTTCTGAATTTCCTGTTATACTAAAGACAGGCAAAAGGGAGAACGCAATTTGCCATGACGCACAAACCCCTCCATAGCTGGTATCTATGGAGGGGTTTTAACGTTTATTCTATGCCGAACGCTGACGGCCAGTCTGGCTGCTTATCCTTTTCTATCCAGACATTTGCAAATGTAATAAGATATCACATTTGCCGCGATAGAAAGTAACAGGGAGACCGCAATCTCAAACATGGCGCACCTCCTTCCTGTTGCAGAAATTTCAGGAAGTACAAGCAACGCGTTTAGTATAGCATAGATGGATTCGCATTGTCTGTAGGTGAAACTCGCGGCATTTCATTTTTAACTAAATTTTAATCTTAATTAAATTGCTAGTAATGTATGGCAAGAGAAATGTGATTATTTGAAATATGTTTTTGAAGAATAAGGATTTATGCTTTTCGACTAATAATTCGACTAATAAAATGATAAATTGCTGGAGATATTATATCGGAGAGACTATTGAAGTATAGATTACTGAATGAATCAGTGTTTTTACCGCTATGAGACGCAGCCTGAAAAATGTTATGTGAAAAGTGCAGTATCATGCCGTTGTCTGGTGTGGAATGAATAAAAGTTTACAGAATTTTGACAAAAAGTAAATTTTGCGTTACAATATAGGCAAAGCTGAGGTACGCTTTAGGCGTAGGTGCAGCTAAATAGAGCGCATATCTGTTGAGTTTTAAGGTAGTAAAAGAGAGGAAACTAGGACAACTCGCCAATGACCCCTTAAAACGAACGATATATGGCTCGACTGTAACACATCATGTATCGTTTTATATTTTAGAAAAGAGGTCATTTAACAATGAAAGCAAAAGTTTTAGCAGCATTGGCAGCAACAATGGCAGTAAGCGCAACGTGTGCATTCGCAGCTAACCCGTTTGTCGACGTACCGACGGATAGCTGGGCATACAAATCCGTAGTAGAATTGGCTGACGCCGGTATCATTCAGGGCGTTGATGGCGAATACTTCCAGGGCCAGCGCAACATTACCCGTTATGAAGCCGCTGAAATGGTAGCCAAAGCTATGGCACACATGGACAAAGCATCTGTTGAACAGCGCGCTTTGATCAACAAATTGGCCGATGAATATGCTGACGAACTGAACAACCTCGGCGTTCGCGTATCGAACCTCGAAAACAAAGTCGGCAACATCAAATTCACTGGCGACGCTCGTCTCCGTTATCGGTATATGCATGGCAGTGAAGGCAAAGAAAATGATAATTCTTGGGATTATCGTATTCGCCTTCGCGGGCAGGCTCAGGTCAACGACCGTACGACTGTAACGGTAGGTTTGACGACTGATAACCAGAATTTTGGTTCTAATGGGACAACAACTGATACTAACGAAGACGGTGATGTATTTGCAGACATCATTAATGTAGATTACAACTTCGGCAGCCCGAACTGGAAGCTCAGCCTCGGTCGTGAAGCCGGATGGATGCTCGGTGGTCCTCGTTCTTATGGCTATCAGTACGGTGATGTATTTGACCGTGCTCAGTTACAATATAGCAATGATAAGTTTGCTGTAACAGCTGGTTATGGTAAATTTAAAGAAGCTGACGCCTTCTTTGCTGGCGATGCTGATTTAGATGGTGTTAAAACTGGCTATGGCATGATTGAAGGTTTCTTTGGCAATGGTTCGGCTGTAGGGGTATATTATAATGATTTTACTCGTGCAGGTGGCGAAGGTCGTTTAAATGGAGATGCAACTGAGTATCTCGATGCTGACGATCTCTGGGGTGCATATGCTAGTGTAAACATTGGCTCTAAATGGAATATTCTTGCTAACTATGAAAAAGTTAGTAAAGATGGAGTTAGCATGAATACTGACAAAGATGTAAATGATCCGGAAGTTTGGATTGGAAAAGTAACTTATGGTAAAGCTATTATGGCTCAACCGAAATCTTGGGATATCTGGGTTGAATACCTTGATGCGGAAGACGGTGCATTCCTCGGCGGTTCCACGAACTCCTGGAGATTTGGCCAGATGGATAACATTACCTCTTGGGGCGCAGGTGTCGATTATGTATTTGCTAAAAATGCAATGTTCAGTGTAATGCAGTCCTTTGCAACAGATACAAAACGTTCTCAGGATGACTCTTATGCTGATAAAGAACAGACTCGTGCTCAGTTCGTATTCGCATTCTAATTTCATCTTTTAGAAAACAATCAAAGGCCGTCCGGCAACGGGCGGTCTTTTTGCTAATGTGCTATTAATATGTTTTCTGGAATTTAGTATAATGACAAGCAGAAAGATAAGTAATGCTGGTGAATCTCTACCGTAAGTGAGAACATAATTTGAAAAGGGACAGGCCGATGGTCTGCCTCTTTTTTTATAGAAAGGATATCTATGCGGTTTTATCATGTGCATAACCTATTTACAGCAATATGAGCCTAAAGTTACCAATATAGGATATGCCGGTCATACTAAATTTGTCTGCGGCATTGTCTTGAAGATTCACGATGCCAATTATTTTGCGCCTATATCTTCGAATACTAAAAAGTTCAGAACCTCCTTTGCTATCAAAAATAATATGGGTACTATCCTTTCGACTGTACGATTGTCATTTATGTTCCCGGCCATAGTGTTTTGTCGGAATTGAATTTTGAACAGATCAGAAAAACGGATGAAACATATTGGAGATTGCTGGAAATCAAGCGCAGATATTGCAGAAAGCATGCGGAGCAAATTCATGAGTTAGCATATAAAAAGTGTATAAAATTGGCTGCAACAGCAATCATGTAGTGTATCTATTGTGATTTTACGCTGTTAGAAAAGATATGTAGAAATTATACTTGTAGTATGCATGAAAAGAGGAGTGCAGAGACTTAATATCCATACGATTTCTTTTATATTCTTAAGACGGATCTGTGGATATGCTGTAAAGGAATATGTAAAAAAAGTTAAAAATAGTACAAGCGTATCTTGCTTATGAATAATTTTCCCGGCCTGTATAGTTAAAAAATTACTTTTTGGTTTACTGTTTTTTGACAAAGTAAAGATTTTCTGGGGCGAATTGTCAAGCTAAGTGCAACTTTTTAGAGTAATGTACTTCGTATGGCGTTTTGTATCCTAAACATTTTCGGGGACGGCGATTTAGTTCTGCAAAAACAGCTTGCACATAGGCTTCTGGAACGAGTGTGATGTCCGTCCCTTTCGGGAAATACTCTCGGACTAGGCCATTGGTATTTTCGTTGCTTCCCCGCTGCCAGGGCTGATGCGGCGGCGGGAAATAAAACGGCACGCCGTTCAAGGCCTCCGTGACAGCGGCATGATGGGCGAACTCTTTTCCTCTGTCCGGCGTAAGGCTTTTTACAGGTTGCCCTTGCAGTACCTGAAGCAATACCGTATTGACGGCTTGTGCTGTCTTTTTGGCTGCTTTGCCTCCTACCAGATACCGGCTCTTTCTATCTACCAACGTAACCAGACAGGCTTTTCCTGTCTTTCCTGCTATGGTATCACATTCCCAATGTCCTCGCCGGGAGCGGTTAGCGGCTCCTGCTGGCCGTTCCGAAATATCGTGAGAGATGGGAATAGAACCCCGTCGTTCCTGATATTGCCGGGTATGCCGGGATTTTCCATGATGCCGCAAGCGGCGGACCGCACCGCGGGACCCATGGGAGGACGACGTTTCATCAAACATACCGGCATATATGGCGCGGTAAATCGTTGCATAGCTAAGGAGTGCCTTCTGATGTTCCAGCTGCAAGCGTCCGGCAATTTCTTCTGGGGACCAATGATGCACCAGGAAGAGATTTTTAACCAATGCGAATAGCTCGGCATTCTCTAACCGCTTGTGAGGCTTGCATGCCTTACGGCGGCGGGCATACTGTTGTTGTGCGGTGATGGGCAGATACTTGCCGTTCACTGTATTTCTGCGTAGTTCCCGTGAGATCGTGGATTTATCTCGGCCGAGGGCCGCCGCAATTCGAGAGATAGAATAGGACTGCGCGCGAAAAAAGAGTAGATTTTCTCGTTCAGATAGAGTAAGATGATGATAGTGGCACATAGGTTTCCTCCGAGATATAGATTTTGTTTGGTAGCATTATTATATCAGAAACCTATGTGTCATTTTTTATAGGTGTTGCACTTGTATTGTAAATTCGCCGGTAAAATGATACACATAGTTGCGGTACGATATATTGTAGGCGTGACTCGTATAGAGTGAAACATGGTACAATGTGAGGCAGTAAGAGAGAGGAAACTAGGACAACTCGCCAATGACCCCTTGCAGCGTATATGGGACGCTCGCACGTAACGATGTAAGGCTTATTTTACATTATTTTATCGAAAAGAGGTCATTTCACAATGAAAGCAAAAGTATTAGCAGCATTGGCAGCAACGATGGCAGTAAGCGCAACGTGTGCATTCGCAGCTAATCCGTTTGTCGATGTACCGACGGATAGCTGGGCATACAAGTCCGTAGTAGAATTGGCTGACGCAGGCGTTATCCAAGGCGTAGACGGCGAATACTTCCAGGGTCAGCGCAACATTACTCGTTATGAAGCCGCTGAAATGGTAGCAAAAGCTATGGCACACATGGATAAAGCTTCCGTTGAGCAGCGCGCTTTGATTAACAAATTGGCTGACGAATATGCTGATGAATTGAACAACCTCGGCGTTCGCGTATCGAATCTCGAAAACAAAGTCGGCAACATTAAATTTACCGGCGATGCTCGTCTCCGTTATCGTTATCGTCATGGTGACTCTACTAAGGAAAATGATAACTCTTGGGATTATCGTATCCGTCTCCGTGGCCAAGCGCAGGTCAATGACCGTGTTACGGCTACAGTAGGTTTGTCTACAGATAATCAGAATTTTGGTCATAATGGCACAACGACTGACACTAATAAAGATGGTGATGTATACGCTGATATCATTAAAGTTGACTACAATTTCGGCAGCCCGAATTGGAATCTTAGTCTCGGTCGTGACGCTGCATATTTCCTTGGCGGTGCTCGTTCTTATGCTTATCAATATGGCGATACCTTCGATCGTGCTGAATTGAAGTATAACAATGGTAAAGTTGCTGTAACGGCTGGTTATGGTAAATTTAAAGAAAATGCAGGTAATGACTTTGCAGAAGGCACAACTGCCGGTATGAAGGTTGCTGGTTATGAGGACATGGATGGATTGAAGACCGGCTATGGCGAGATCGAAGCTTTCTTTGGTAATGATTCGGCTGCAGGCGTATACTACAACCAGTTCAGCCGTGCGGGTGGTGCTAATGATACGGTAGTTGATGCTGATGCTGATAATTTGTGGGGTGCTTATGCAAGCATCAACCTTGGTTCTAAGTGGAATATCTTGGCTAACTACGAAAGTGTTGATAGAGATTTCAGCTCTACGACTGGCAATGCAGTAAGTGATCCGCAAGTATGGATTGGCAAGGTTACGTATGGCAAAGCTGTTATGGCTCAGCCGAAATCTTGGGACATCTGGGTTGAATACATCGATGCTGAAGACGGTGCATTCCTCGGTGGTTCGACAGGCTCTTGGAGAAACTTCGGTCTGATGGATAATATGACGTCTTGGGGCGTAGGTATCGACTACGTATTCGCTAAAAATGCTAAATTCAGCGTTATGCAGTCCTTTGCTACTGACGTTAAAGACCATGCAAGTGATGGTGTTTCTGGTCAGAATGATGAAGAAATCACTCGCGCAGAATTCAACTTCGCATTCTAATCGAATCCTTAGGTTATATACAAAAGACTACTCAGTAATGGGTAGTCTTTTTGTTATACCTGCTGTCGTTGAATTTTGCCGCCAATATTGATACTATATACGTAACAGGACAATATCAATCAGCGTAATGGTAAGCGTAACAATATCGGTAACATATTCATGATGGAGGAGAGCCATGGGAATCTATTTAAATCCAGGCAGCGATAAATTCCAAGAAGCGCTGCGTTCTGCTATATATGTAGATAAAAGCAGTATGATTGCCTATACAAATCGTATATTCAAATCATCCAATAAGTATATCTGCGTCAGCCGACCCCGGCGATTCGGAAAATCCATGGCGGCTAATATGTTGTCGGCATATTACGACAGGACTGTAGACGGCAGCAGGGTGTTTCGGGGATTAAATATTACTGACGATGCGGATTTTGATACGTATCGGAATCAATGTGATGTGTTATTCCTCAACATGCAGGAATTTTTGAGCCGAAGCATGGATATGGCTTCTATGTTGGATTTGTTGAAACGGCGAATTTTGCATGACGTACTGCGGGAATATCCTGATGTGGAATATTTTGACAGAGCTGATATGATAGGCTGTTTGGGTGATGTATATGCTGAAACGAATTGTCCATTTGTCGTCATTATCGACGAATGGGACTGCATTTTCCGTGAATACCGAAACGATTACCAGGCTCAGCGGCAGTATTTGGATTTCCTGCGCGACTGGCTCAAGGACAAGGCCTACATTGGCTTGGCTTATATGACGGGGATACTGCCTATCAAAAAGTACGGAACCCATTCGGCGCTGAATATGTTTACGGAGTTTTCCATGACCAATCCGCGGGAGCTGATGCCGTTTGTAGGTTTTACGGCTGAAGAAGTTCGGAATTTGTGCGAACAGTACCATATGGATTATGAAGAAACCATGAGCTGGTATGATGGATACCAATTTCGAGATATGACGTCTATATGCAATCCCCGCTCTGTCGCATCGGCGATGGAAAGCGGTATATTAGATACGTACTGGACGGAAACGGAAACCTTTGAAGCGCTGAAAGTCTATATCGACATGAACTTCTCCGGCCTGCGGGATACCATCGTCAGGCTCATGGCCGGGGGACGGCAGAAAATCGATACGAGGTCTTTCGTCAATGACATGACGACCTTCCATTCGGCCGACGATGTGTTGACCTTACTTGTTCATTTGGGGTATTTAGGCTATGATTTTGATACGAAGGAAGTTTTCATTCCCAATCGGGAAATCATGGGCGAATACGTGACGGCGACGCGCGTATCCCAATGGTCGGAAATCGTTCATTCCGTGCTGCAGTCGGACAGGCTTTTACAGGCTACATGGAACGGCGACGAAGAAGCCGTAGCGAAAGGCCTTGAAGAAGCGCACTTGCATACGTCTCATCTGCAGTATAACGACGAAAATGCCTTGAGCTATACCGTCTCACTGGCCTATTACAGCGCGCGGCAGTACTATACGATTATCCGCGAACTGCCGACGGGCAAAGGCTTTGCCGACATGGCATTTCTTCCAAAGAAAAAATACGCCGACAAGCCGGCTATGATCGTGGAACTGAAATGGGATGGTACTGCCGACACGGCATTGCGGCAAATACGGGATAAACACTGTACGGAGGCTTTGAAGGATTACAAAGGAAATATCTTCTGCGTCGGCATTACGTATGACAGAGGCAGCAAAAAGCATACCTGCCGTATAGAAACAGAAACCATGTAATATGGGGTAGAAATCGGTTAGAAGCAATGACAGGAGGAGTATTCTGAGTGTCATTGCTTTTTCATGCCATACCGTCGTTGAATTTTGCCGCTGATGCTGATACTATATACATATATTATGTACGCAATATGAAGTATGTCGGTTAACGTACTCGTAACCAATGTCATAACGGGAGGACGACCATGGGTATTTATTTGAATCCGGGAGACAGGAAATTTAAAATGGCGCGAAACAGCCGCATATATGTCGATAAAAGCGGTCTGATTCGGTATCTGAATTCGGTTTTTGATACGGAGAGCCGGTTTATCTGCGTCAGCCGTCCCAGGCGATTCGGCAAGTCTATGGCGGCCAATATGATATCAGCGTATTATGACCGAACTGTAGACGGTGAGGCTGCTTTTCAGGGATTAGAGATCGCTGGCGATGCGGCGTTTGCTATGTATTGCAACCAGTGCGATGTTTTATTTATTAATATGCAGGAATTTTTGAGTTGCAGTCAGACCATGAAAGATATGTTGGATTTGCTGAAGCAAAAAATACTGCATGATGTATTGCGGGAATATTCCCATATCTCTTATTTTGATCGTACGGATATGGTTGGGTGTTTGGACGATGTTTTTGTAGAAACGCAGCGTCCTTT
This region of Megasphaera stantonii genomic DNA includes:
- a CDS encoding S-layer homology domain-containing protein, whose translation is MKSKVLASVAALMAVGATCAFAANPFVDVPTDSWAYKSVVELADAGIIQGVDGQYFQGERNITRYEAAEMVAKAMAHMDRATVEQRALINKLADEYADELNNLGVRVSNLENKVGNIKFTGDARLRYRYQDGNKDNDSSWDYRIRLRGKAQINDRMTATLGISTDNQSFADNGKASEESDIFADDIKVDYNTKSFGLSLGRTDKYKIGGPRGYGYAYGDVFDRVEAQFRGDKFAVTAGYGKFKEGNTAGKVDGGWRNGKEVDINGVKTGYAEIEGFFGNGSAAGVYYNDFNATGDGVVGDFNADDLWGAYASVNFGSKWNLLAQYENTSLETASKVTNDDSANMFIGRLMYGKTSMSTPKSWDIWVEYLDAEDGADIGGSTDSWRFGQMDNITSWGAGIDYVFAKNAKFSVMQSFASDIKDGNDSDPEEQTRAEFTFAF
- a CDS encoding S-layer homology domain-containing protein, whose amino-acid sequence is MKAKVLAALAATMAVSATCAFAANPFVDVPTDSWAYKSVVELADAGIIQGVDGEYFQGQRNITRYEAAEMVAKAMAHMDKASVEQRALINKLADEYADELNNLGVRVSNLENKVGNIKFTGDARLRYRYMHGSEGKENDNSWDYRIRLRGQAQVNDRTTVTVGLTTDNQNFGSNGTTTDTNEDGDVFADIINVDYNFGSPNWKLSLGREAGWMLGGPRSYGYQYGDVFDRAQLQYSNDKFAVTAGYGKFKEADAFFAGDADLDGVKTGYGMIEGFFGNGSAVGVYYNDFTRAGGEGRLNGDATEYLDADDLWGAYASVNIGSKWNILANYEKVSKDGVSMNTDKDVNDPEVWIGKVTYGKAIMAQPKSWDIWVEYLDAEDGAFLGGSTNSWRFGQMDNITSWGAGVDYVFAKNAMFSVMQSFATDTKRSQDDSYADKEQTRAQFVFAF
- a CDS encoding type III toxin-antitoxin system ToxN/AbiQ family toxin, with amino-acid sequence MCITYLQQYEPKVTNIGYAGHTKFVCGIVLKIHDANYFAPISSNTKKFRTSFAIKNNMGTILSTVRLSFMFPAIVFCRN
- a CDS encoding IS30 family transposase, with translation MCHYHHLTLSERENLLFFRAQSYSISRIAAALGRDKSTISRELRRNTVNGKYLPITAQQQYARRRKACKPHKRLENAELFALVKNLFLVHHWSPEEIAGRLQLEHQKALLSYATIYRAIYAGMFDETSSSHGSRGAVRRLRHHGKSRHTRQYQERRGSIPISHDISERPAGAANRSRRGHWECDTIAGKTGKACLVTLVDRKSRYLVGGKAAKKTAQAVNTVLLQVLQGQPVKSLTPDRGKEFAHHAAVTEALNGVPFYFPPPHQPWQRGSNENTNGLVREYFPKGTDITLVPEAYVQAVFAELNRRPRKCLGYKTPYEVHYSKKLHLA
- a CDS encoding S-layer homology domain-containing protein encodes the protein MKAKVLAALAATMAVSATCAFAANPFVDVPTDSWAYKSVVELADAGVIQGVDGEYFQGQRNITRYEAAEMVAKAMAHMDKASVEQRALINKLADEYADELNNLGVRVSNLENKVGNIKFTGDARLRYRYRHGDSTKENDNSWDYRIRLRGQAQVNDRVTATVGLSTDNQNFGHNGTTTDTNKDGDVYADIIKVDYNFGSPNWNLSLGRDAAYFLGGARSYAYQYGDTFDRAELKYNNGKVAVTAGYGKFKENAGNDFAEGTTAGMKVAGYEDMDGLKTGYGEIEAFFGNDSAAGVYYNQFSRAGGANDTVVDADADNLWGAYASINLGSKWNILANYESVDRDFSSTTGNAVSDPQVWIGKVTYGKAVMAQPKSWDIWVEYIDAEDGAFLGGSTGSWRNFGLMDNMTSWGVGIDYVFAKNAKFSVMQSFATDVKDHASDGVSGQNDEEITRAEFNFAF
- a CDS encoding AAA family ATPase, translating into MGIYLNPGSDKFQEALRSAIYVDKSSMIAYTNRIFKSSNKYICVSRPRRFGKSMAANMLSAYYDRTVDGSRVFRGLNITDDADFDTYRNQCDVLFLNMQEFLSRSMDMASMLDLLKRRILHDVLREYPDVEYFDRADMIGCLGDVYAETNCPFVVIIDEWDCIFREYRNDYQAQRQYLDFLRDWLKDKAYIGLAYMTGILPIKKYGTHSALNMFTEFSMTNPRELMPFVGFTAEEVRNLCEQYHMDYEETMSWYDGYQFRDMTSICNPRSVASAMESGILDTYWTETETFEALKVYIDMNFSGLRDTIVRLMAGGRQKIDTRSFVNDMTTFHSADDVLTLLVHLGYLGYDFDTKEVFIPNREIMGEYVTATRVSQWSEIVHSVLQSDRLLQATWNGDEEAVAKGLEEAHLHTSHLQYNDENALSYTVSLAYYSARQYYTIIRELPTGKGFADMAFLPKKKYADKPAMIVELKWDGTADTALRQIRDKHCTEALKDYKGNIFCVGITYDRGSKKHTCRIETETM